The stretch of DNA TTCAGTTGAGCCAAAATTAACAAGCATTGTATAAATAGCTACATTTGAAAACCAAGCTCCAAAATAAGAGATAAACTGTACAAGAGATAAATCTCTTATAATTTTATGTTCACGAAATAATTTACGATAATTCAATTTCTACCAACACTTCTTGATACATAGCAGAGTTTGAACTTTCATCTTCTTCATTAGGAGTTAAATAATTTACTTTTTTGTTTCCAGAAAAAAAGAAAGCACAAGTGCTTTTTATATCATCATTAATTTTTACAATAAACTGTGCATTTCCATATTTTGAAGATATATTTACACTATCACCATCTTTAAAATTTGCACTTGAATTAAGATAAACAAAGTCATCAGAAGCAAACTGAGAATTTAATGAGTTTTTATTTTTTGCAGTTATTAAATAAAAATTATCTGAAGTTTTTTCTTTATAAAGTGGTTCAATATCTAAATCTTCTATAAATTCAAAAGTTTCTAACTCTTCTTTTTGGGGTTTGTGATTTTCATAATATGAAATTACTTCATCTTCATCTTTGAGTTTTTCAAAGTTAAATTGTTCCAATAAATAATTTGCTAAATCATATTCACTGATGCTATTTTCATTTTTAGGTTTTACAATATTTGAAATTGCTTTAAATTCATGTCCATAAGATAATCGCACATCTTTTTTACTTAAAAATGAAGTTGATGGAATTATTAAATCAGCATATTCACAAGTTTCATTTAAAGTTGTTCCAAAATAAACTACAAAAGATTTTTTTAAACCTTCAATTACTTTTTTTGTATTTGGGGCTGAAACTCCTGGATTTGCACCTTGAATAAATACTAAATCATATAAACCAAAATCTACTTTTGGAATTGAAATTTTTTCATTTGTCCCTTTTTCTTCAAACTGTTTTTTATATCCAAAAGCAGAATCACTTAAATACCAAACTCCACCCGCTTCTTTTTTGTGATAACCCATAAATGCAGCAAAAGAGTCAATGCATCTCATTATTTGAGCACCTTCAAAATATTTCTGAACACCAAGTCCAACTAAAATTGCAACACTTTTATTTTCAATTAAATCAAAAAACTCATTTACTAAAGAAAGTGATACTCCTGTTGTCGCTTCATAAGAAACAACTGGTTTATTTCTTGATATATCAAAAAACCAATCTGCTCCATTTCCAAATTCATCTATAAATTCTCTATCTTCTAAATCTTGCATATGGGCAAATCTTGTAAATAATAAAGCTAATTCATGATCTGTTTTGGGATTTATTTGCATATGAATTTTTGATTTTTTTGCAATATCTGTTTTTATTGGATCAATTGTTACAAAAGTTTTATCTTTTATCAAATTATATAAATGTGATGAAGTAACAGTTAAATTTCTTCCCCAAACAATTACAATATCTGCATTTAAAAGCTTTTCTAATGGTGGATTAATTACATTTTTTCGTCCAGCTTCAATTCCAGCTCCACCGCCACCATCACATAAACTTCCTTTTGTTAAAGTTGAACCATAAGAAGTAAA from Arcobacter suis CECT 7833 encodes:
- a CDS encoding molybdopterin-dependent oxidoreductase, with translation MNSNNKVACPLDCYDTCQAELIEDNIKGSKENIVTNGKLCVNFANLLKKENIPNAFFEEKIVSLEESLNILVDKLKSTTPSKTLYYKGSGNLGVMQNSTKNFFTSYGSTLTKGSLCDGGGGAGIEAGRKNVINPPLEKLLNADIVIVWGRNLTVTSSHLYNLIKDKTFVTIDPIKTDIAKKSKIHMQINPKTDHELALLFTRFAHMQDLEDREFIDEFGNGADWFFDISRNKPVVSYEATTGVSLSLVNEFFDLIENKSVAILVGLGVQKYFEGAQIMRCIDSFAAFMGYHKKEAGGVWYLSDSAFGYKKQFEEKGTNEKISIPKVDFGLYDLVFIQGANPGVSAPNTKKVIEGLKKSFVVYFGTTLNETCEYADLIIPSTSFLSKKDVRLSYGHEFKAISNIVKPKNENSISEYDLANYLLEQFNFEKLKDEDEVISYYENHKPQKEELETFEFIEDLDIEPLYKEKTSDNFYLITAKNKNSLNSQFASDDFVYLNSSANFKDGDSVNISSKYGNAQFIVKINDDIKSTCAFFFSGNKKVNYLTPNEEDESSNSAMYQEVLVEIELS